The Deltaproteobacteria bacterium genome segment TCCTCGGGGGTCATGGGTCCCTGGACGTGTCCGTCTTCGAGAAGGGCAACGTAGTCGGAGAGCTTGAATATCTTCGGCACGTCGTGGCTGACGATCACGGCAGAGTACCCCAGGGTTGCCTGTGTCTTGAAGAAGAGACGGTAGATCTCGTTGCTCCTTCTCACGTCCAGGCCCGTGGTGGGCTCATCGAAGAAGATGACCCGGGGGTCCAAGACGAGCGCCCTGGCAAGGCCGACCCTCTTCTTCATGCCTCCCGAGAGCTGGGCAGGATACTTCTCGTTCGCCCCCTCCATGTCCATGAGCGAAAGCTTTTCCTCCACGTTCTGCCGTATCTCTTCTTCGGTTGCATCGGTGCGCTCCCTGAGGGGCAGGGCCACGTTGTCGTAGACCGTCATCGAGTCGAAGAGGGCCACGTTCTGAAACAGGACGCCGAAATGCTTCCTCACTTCATCCAGCTCCCTCCGGCTTATGGTGGCAAGGTCTTTGCCGAAAACGAGCACCCTTCCCCGGTCGGGCGTGACGAGCCCCAGCATGTGCTTGAGTATCAGCGACTTTCCTCCGCCGCTCGTCCCGATGATGACCGTCGTCTTTCCCTCCATCACCTTGAGGTTTATCCCCTTGAGGACGGTCTGCCTGCCGAAGGATTTCCAGATGTCGATGAGCTCGATGACCGCATTCCCTGTCTCTCTATCCATGTTTCACCCGTTCAACCCTTATGCGCGAACCCCCTGGGGCATGGTTGGCCCTGAGTCAGAGGAGAATCGCGCTGAGGAGGTAATCCCAGACGAGGATGGTAACCGATGCGAGCACGACGGCGCTCGTCGTTGTCCTGCTCACCCCTTCCGCCCCGAAACCGCCCGACCGCTCGAGGTGGAGAAAATAGCCTTTCGACGCCGAGATCCATATGATGAGCAAACCGAAAACCAGCGATTTCACGATCCCCATCCAGATATCATTCCAGTCCACGCTGGCGTACATGCTCTGAAAGTAGGTGCCCTGGTTCACTCCCAGAAGGACGACGCCCACGAGGAACCCGCCGAGTATCCCTATCACATCGAACATGAAGGTGAGCAGGGGCAGGGAAACGATGCCGGCCACAAATTTCGGCACCATGAGGTACCTGTAGGGGTCGATGGCCATGCACTCCAGGGCATCGATCTGTTCCGAGTTCCTCATGATGCCGATCTCGGCGCAGATGGCCGAACCGGCGCGCCCGATCACCATCAGGGCGGTTAAAACCGGCCCCAGTTCGCGGATCAGGCTCAGGGCAACTGCCGATCCCAGGAGCCCCTCGGAGCCGAATTTCCTGAGCGTGTAGAACCCCTGCAAACCCAGGACCATGCCCGTGAATGCCCCGGTGAATATGATCACGAACATTGACCGGGAGCCGATGAAGTGGATCTGCTTGATGATGGGCTGAAGTTTGAAGGGGGGCGTCACCACGCGTATCAGGCAGGAAAAGAGAAAGAGGCCCATCCTGCCCGCCTGCGTCAGGAAGTAGATGAATTCCTCGCCCAGTCTTTGCAAAAGGTTTCTCATCGGCCCGACTCCCCGCTTTGCATAGGGTACTCACTGCCGACAGGCCCGTCAACATCAAAGCATTGCCGTGTCCCTCACCCCGCCAGAAATGCCCTTTTGCGTTTTTTCCCTTGGAGGATAAAGGGATCCCCTGCGCCTCCGGTTCCACCGGTCCCCGATTTCATTCCCCGGGATTTTCCCTCCCTGATCCTTTCGAGAGCATCCGGTCGAGATTGTGTGCCGCGCTGATGAGCCCGAGGTGGGTGAAGGCCTGCGGGAAATTTCCGAGATGCTCCCCGGAGGGACCCAGTTCCTCTGCATAGAGCCCGAGGTGGTTTGCGTAACCAAGCATCTTCTCGAAATAGAAGCGGGCTTTCTCCACGTCTCCGGCGCGGGAGAGACACTCTGCGTACCAGAAGGTGCACATGCTGAAGGTGCCTTCCTCCCCCTCCAGTCCGTCGGAGGCTGCCTCACCGATCCTGTAGCGGAAGACGAGAGAATCGTGCACGAGATCCTCCTCGATGGCCCTGAGGGTGGAAAGCCAGCGGGGGTCGGTTGGCCCGATGAACTTTACAAGGGGCATCAAAAGAGAGGATGCATCGGTAGTCACGGCACCCTTGTGCTGGATGAAGGCGTTCCGTTTCCGATTCCAGAAGTTTGCGGTGATATCGTGATGTATCTCGTCCCGCGTTTTGTACCATCTGTCAAGGGGGGCCGGAAAGGAACGTTTGTGGGCGAGGCGGATCGCCCTGTCTATGGCGACCCAGCACATGAGCCTCGAATAGAGAAAGTGCTTCTTTCCGCCGCGGACCTCCCAGATTCCCTCGTCTGGTTTTCGCCAGTTTTTACAGACCCAGTCGTTGAGGCGCACGAGGTTTTGCCAGAGATCGAAGGAGATGGGTTCCCCATACTTGTTGGACAGATAGACGGAGTCCATCAGTTCACCGTAAATATCGAGCTGGAGCTGGTCGTAGGCCCCGTTGCCTATGCGCACCGGTGCCGATTTCCGGTATCCCTCGAGGTGGGACAGGGTCTCTTCCGTCAGTTCATGGCGCCCGTCGGTCCCGTACATGATCTGGAGCGATCCGTCGGGGCTCAGCTCGGCGCAGCGCGCTTCGAGCCACTGCATGAACGCCGAAGCTTCTTCGGTGAAACCGAGCCGTATGAGGCCGTAGAGGGTAAAGGAAGCGTCCCTGATCCAGGTGTATCGGTAATCCCAGTTTCTCTCGCCGCCGATGGTCTCGGGAAGCCCGAATGTGGGGGCCGCCACGAGTGAT includes the following:
- a CDS encoding ATP-binding cassette domain-containing protein, which gives rise to MDRETGNAVIELIDIWKSFGRQTVLKGINLKVMEGKTTVIIGTSGGGKSLILKHMLGLVTPDRGRVLVFGKDLATISRRELDEVRKHFGVLFQNVALFDSMTVYDNVALPLRERTDATEEEIRQNVEEKLSLMDMEGANEKYPAQLSGGMKKRVGLARALVLDPRVIFFDEPTTGLDVRRSNEIYRLFFKTQATLGYSAVIVSHDVPKIFKLSDYVALLEDGHVQGPMTPEDFQISNNPVVRSFAETTMGPIYSSEKEEPGLDEKI
- a CDS encoding MlaE family lipid ABC transporter permease subunit; its protein translation is MRNLLQRLGEEFIYFLTQAGRMGLFLFSCLIRVVTPPFKLQPIIKQIHFIGSRSMFVIIFTGAFTGMVLGLQGFYTLRKFGSEGLLGSAVALSLIRELGPVLTALMVIGRAGSAICAEIGIMRNSEQIDALECMAIDPYRYLMVPKFVAGIVSLPLLTFMFDVIGILGGFLVGVVLLGVNQGTYFQSMYASVDWNDIWMGIVKSLVFGLLIIWISASKGYFLHLERSGGFGAEGVSRTTTSAVVLASVTILVWDYLLSAILL
- a CDS encoding glycoside hydrolase family 15 protein; translation: MPYQPIENYGIIGDLHTVALVGMNGSIDFLCFPHFDSPSVFAALLDHEKGGRYQIYPILCDPRPKQLYLPDTNVLLTRYLSPEGVAEVSDFMPIHSMYHSHVVIRRAKCIRGEVHFRMTCEPRFNYARATHRVERGEKELLFISEGDDGTVLRLRSTHPLEVVNGDGKAEFTLSSGETATFVLEETGREERSRPCPIEAVPEAFKKTVNFWRNWLNKSSYRGRWRETVNRSALTLKLLFSEPHGSLVAAPTFGLPETIGGERNWDYRYTWIRDASFTLYGLIRLGFTEEASAFMQWLEARCAELSPDGSLQIMYGTDGRHELTEETLSHLEGYRKSAPVRIGNGAYDQLQLDIYGELMDSVYLSNKYGEPISFDLWQNLVRLNDWVCKNWRKPDEGIWEVRGGKKHFLYSRLMCWVAIDRAIRLAHKRSFPAPLDRWYKTRDEIHHDITANFWNRKRNAFIQHKGAVTTDASSLLMPLVKFIGPTDPRWLSTLRAIEEDLVHDSLVFRYRIGEAASDGLEGEEGTFSMCTFWYAECLSRAGDVEKARFYFEKMLGYANHLGLYAEELGPSGEHLGNFPQAFTHLGLISAAHNLDRMLSKGSGRENPGE